A segment of the Candidatus Delongbacteria bacterium genome:
ACAGTTGATATTGTTTGTCATGGAGTACCAAGTCCAAAGATATTTAGAATTTACATAGATTATTTAGAAAGGAAATATAGGAGTACTGTTTCAAGTATAAACTTCAGGGACAAGGATTTTGGATGGAATACACAAACAATGAATGTATATTTTGAAAATGAGAAAAGTTACATATCTCATAGAGATAACGATATCTACTATAGAATGTTCTTATATCATTTGGTGTTAAGACCATCGTGCCATAATTGTCAATATACAAAAACAAATCGTCAGTCAGATATTACAATCGCAGATTTTTGGGGAATAGGCAAATTAGACATAAAGCTATTCGAAGAAAATAAAGGTGTTTCGCTTGTTATACTTAATACTGAGAAAGGAAAAATGATATTTGAAAACATAAAAAAGAATATCAATTCAAAAGAGTTTAAGTTGGAGCAAGCATTACAGCCTAATCTTATAAAACCTTCAATGCCCCATCCTAAGAGAAAAGAATTTTGGGATGAAGTTGATAAAGTCCCATTAGAAAAATTGATAAAAAAATATTGGAAAAGACCGACCCTTCTAAGAAAGATCAGAAATAAAATTATGTATGAATTGAAAATATTATTTGGTTTAACAAAAAGAGAATTAAAATGATCGTTGAATTTCTAATATCAACTATGAACAGAACTGATTTGAAATTTTTGGAATCAATGTTTCAAAATAACGAAATACACGATGTTAATGCAGTTGTTATTAATCAGTGTACAAAAATAGATATACCGGATATAAGATCAGAATATAAGAATATTAAAGTTATATCAGTTAACGAAAAGGGACTTTCTAGGAGTCGAAATCTAGCCCTAAAAAATGCAACTGGAGACATTCTGGTAATTGCTGACGACGATGTTACATATGAAAAGGATGTTGTGAATAAAATCAAATCTGCATACGAACAATTAATTGATGCTGATATTATTACTTTTCGTGTAAAGGTTGATGATTCAAAAATGTTTAAAAATTATCCTAAAACTATCGTGAAGCATAATTATAGGACAATCAACAAAATTTCTTCAATTGAGATTTCTTTTAAAAGGAATAAAGTAGAAGGTGTTGTTTTTGATAACTTTTTCGGTTTAGGTAGTGAGTTCCCAATGGGAGAAGAGAATATATTTCTGCATGATTTGTTAAAGAAGGGGAAAATGATGTGGTATCACCCTAGTACGATTGTATGTCACGAAGAAATAACTTCAGGAATACAAGCTGACGCAAAACAATATTATGAAACAAAGGGTGCTGTTTATTATAGGATGTTTTCGATATTATTTATAATCGCCAATATAATATTTTTAATTAGGCATAAAGAGATTCATAGAAAAAAGAATATTTCATTTTTTAATGCTTTTCTAATTATGTTTGAAGGTGGAGTCAAATATCGTTCAAATAAAAGTAAAGCTATTAAACTTGATTATTTATGATTCTCAATAATATTTCGTAACTTTTTTTTTGCAATAATATCGGAATATTTTTCTTCAGCCAATTTTCTCGAATTTAAACCCATTTTTATTCTTTTTTCTTGATCGTTTTTTATTGCAATTAATCTTTCTGCCATGATCTTCGGATCAGGATTGGATTCACCACATTCGTATTCTTCTATTATCTCTTTCTGCCAGCCTCCGTAGTTTACCATTACTGGCAATCCTGCTGCGAGAAAGTCAAAAAACTTGTTAGCGCTGTTATCTTCTAGGATTTTAAATTTGTT
Coding sequences within it:
- a CDS encoding Coenzyme F420 hydrogenase/dehydrogenase, beta subunit C-terminal domain → MYFSTKIKEQCYGCKACEQVCPQQCLSMVVDHEGFWYPEINTKNCTNCGLCEQVCPFSKENYHMNENIEPLVFAAWTKNEHVKRTSSSGGMFSEISDYILNNSGTIFGAVLDKNLKVLHISATTKEEREYQKGSKYVQSDINTTYVQAKKLLEKGELVMFSGTPCQIGGLYSFLGKNYDNLTTVDIVCHGVPSPKIFRIYIDYLERKYRSTVSSINFRDKDFGWNTQTMNVYFENEKSYISHRDNDIYYRMFLYHLVLRPSCHNCQYTKTNRQSDITIADFWGIGKLDIKLFEENKGVSLVILNTEKGKMIFENIKKNINSKEFKLEQALQPNLIKPSMPHPKRKEFWDEVDKVPLEKLIKKYWKRPTLLRKIRNKIMYELKILFGLTKRELK
- a CDS encoding glycosyltransferase family 2 protein; the protein is MIVEFLISTMNRTDLKFLESMFQNNEIHDVNAVVINQCTKIDIPDIRSEYKNIKVISVNEKGLSRSRNLALKNATGDILVIADDDVTYEKDVVNKIKSAYEQLIDADIITFRVKVDDSKMFKNYPKTIVKHNYRTINKISSIEISFKRNKVEGVVFDNFFGLGSEFPMGEENIFLHDLLKKGKMMWYHPSTIVCHEEITSGIQADAKQYYETKGAVYYRMFSILFIIANIIFLIRHKEIHRKKNISFFNAFLIMFEGGVKYRSNKSKAIKLDYL